A single window of Mycolicibacterium madagascariense DNA harbors:
- a CDS encoding oxygenase MpaB family protein: MVAGPEGPANRSRIHDTPGPRWFAEDRPIRRVHGDASMFVGGLRALLLQSLHPLAMAGVAGHSDYRGDPWGRLQRTSTFLAVTTFGPADDAQRAVDQVRGIHRRVKGIAPDGRPYAASDPHLLEWVHIAEVDSFLLAHQRYGARPLDQQGRDGYVADTARVAGALGVVDPPRTEAELKQRLADYRPELMGTAAAREAARFLLLTPPLPLLARPPYAVLSSASVAMLPAWARLPLRLPYLPPLEATAVRLAGGTLVSGIRWVMDRA; encoded by the coding sequence ATGGTCGCGGGGCCCGAGGGTCCGGCCAACCGTTCGCGCATCCATGACACCCCCGGCCCCCGCTGGTTTGCCGAGGACCGCCCCATCCGGCGCGTGCACGGCGACGCGTCGATGTTCGTCGGCGGTCTGCGCGCCCTGCTGCTGCAGTCGCTGCATCCGCTGGCGATGGCCGGCGTCGCGGGGCACTCGGACTACCGCGGCGATCCGTGGGGGCGGCTGCAGCGCACCAGTACCTTCCTCGCCGTGACGACGTTCGGCCCCGCCGACGACGCGCAGCGCGCGGTCGATCAGGTCCGCGGCATCCATCGTCGGGTGAAGGGCATCGCGCCCGACGGTCGGCCCTACGCCGCGTCCGACCCGCATCTGCTGGAGTGGGTGCACATCGCCGAGGTCGACAGTTTCCTTCTGGCACACCAGCGTTACGGCGCCCGGCCGCTGGATCAGCAGGGCCGCGACGGCTACGTCGCCGACACCGCCCGCGTGGCCGGCGCCCTCGGCGTCGTCGACCCGCCGCGCACCGAAGCCGAACTCAAGCAGCGTCTCGCCGACTACCGGCCCGAGCTGATGGGCACCGCCGCCGCGCGCGAGGCCGCCAGGTTCCTGTTGCTGACTCCCCCGCTGCCGCTGCTGGCCAGACCGCCCTACGCGGTGCTCTCGTCGGCGTCGGTCGCCATGCTGCCGGCGTGGGCTCGGCTGCCGCTGCGGTTGCCCTACCTCCCGCCGCTGGAGGCCACCGCGGTCCGCCTCGCCGGCGGGACGCTGGTCAGCGGCATCCGCTGGGTGATGGACCGGGCCTGA
- a CDS encoding SDR family NAD(P)-dependent oxidoreductase: MTTHWSPTRLGNLTGQRIIVTGATNGVGLATAGALARAGAHVILAVRNLELGAQRAAEIGGDTSVVKLDLADQSSVRAFPDLFDGDVDVLINNAGVVAQHRTETVDGFESTLGTNFLGPFALTNLLFDRVRSKIVNVGSDAHKAATFPLDDPHLRSRAWRSFPAYGRSKLAVMLWGLELDRRLRAANSPVTTYLTHPGWVASNLSNVSDTRVMSAFHTVVKAAAGVLANDTDAGAAPTLYCLSEPIPPGSYVGIDSRLGLKGAPTLSGRSAEASDYGIAARLMAFAEKETGTTIPV, encoded by the coding sequence GTGACGACACACTGGTCGCCGACCCGACTCGGCAATCTCACCGGCCAGCGCATCATCGTGACCGGAGCGACCAACGGCGTCGGGCTGGCGACCGCCGGTGCCCTGGCCCGCGCCGGCGCGCACGTGATCCTCGCGGTGCGCAACCTCGAGCTGGGTGCGCAGCGGGCCGCCGAGATCGGCGGTGACACCTCGGTCGTGAAGCTCGACCTCGCCGACCAGTCGTCGGTGCGCGCGTTCCCCGACCTCTTCGACGGCGACGTGGACGTCCTGATCAACAACGCGGGCGTCGTCGCGCAGCACCGGACCGAGACCGTCGACGGGTTCGAGTCGACGCTGGGCACGAACTTCCTCGGCCCGTTCGCGCTGACCAATCTGCTGTTCGACCGGGTGCGGTCGAAGATCGTCAACGTCGGCTCCGATGCGCACAAGGCGGCCACGTTCCCGCTCGACGATCCCCACCTGCGCTCCCGCGCGTGGCGGTCGTTCCCCGCCTACGGGAGGTCCAAGCTCGCGGTCATGCTGTGGGGTCTGGAACTCGATCGCCGGCTACGGGCCGCGAATTCGCCCGTGACGACCTACCTGACCCATCCCGGCTGGGTCGCGTCGAATCTGTCGAACGTGTCCGACACCCGCGTGATGTCGGCGTTCCACACCGTGGTGAAGGCGGCGGCCGGCGTGCTCGCCAACGACACCGACGCGGGCGCCGCGCCGACGCTGTACTGCCTGAGCGAACCGATTCCCCCGGGCAGCTACGTGGGCATCGACAGCAGGCTCGGGCTCAAGGGTGCGCCGACGCTGAGCGGTCGGTCCGCCGAGGCCAGCGACTACGGCATCGCCGCGCGGCTGATGGCCTTCGCGGAGAAGGAGACGGGCACGACGATCCCGGTCTGA
- a CDS encoding nuclear transport factor 2 family protein — protein sequence MVDSTREIENLIYTYAERIDAGDLDGVAALFAHGRIRGMEDGPPETVFTGAAGVRAMYDMAIHLYADGTPKTKHLTTNVRVDVDDAAGTASSTANYLVTQATPDLPLQVVVTGRYRDTFHRVDGSWWFDTRIMYVDQTGDTSHHLKF from the coding sequence ATGGTCGACAGCACCCGCGAGATCGAGAACCTCATCTACACCTACGCCGAACGCATCGACGCCGGCGACCTGGACGGGGTGGCTGCGCTCTTCGCCCACGGCCGGATCCGCGGCATGGAGGACGGCCCGCCCGAGACGGTGTTCACCGGTGCCGCCGGCGTCCGCGCGATGTACGACATGGCGATCCACCTCTACGCCGACGGCACCCCCAAGACCAAGCACCTCACCACCAATGTCCGCGTCGACGTCGACGATGCGGCGGGCACCGCGTCGAGCACCGCGAACTACCTGGTCACGCAGGCTACGCCCGACCTGCCGCTGCAGGTCGTGGTCACGGGCCGCTACCGCGACACCTTCCACCGCGTCGACGGGTCGTGGTGGTTCGACACCAGGATCATGTACGTCGACCAGACCGGGGACACCAGCCACCACCTGAAGTTCTGA
- a CDS encoding YncE family protein: MSSPKMPALALASMVLVAGCSSASTPSPAGSSAPSTVSTAPITHAPAAEPGVAGVPAVPPAGRVVPLGNAPEGVVVGTSGIGAAAVRSPDGVVLFDATTGAVRQTVATTGAARHLDLAGPDGPVLVPLEQSSELLQMNLADGTVSSTVTGVGRGPHDAAATADGTIAVTNEQGGGVVFVRDGAIAGALPAPPPQPGGVAAVGTYAAVADVQGNGVWVYDASTLQLVAQAPVGRKLTHAVALSGDLAAFADTDGGAVFLDRIDPQVTQVARIDAPGNPIGLAYDGPRHRLYVTLTASNTLRVVDVSDPSKPRTLGDLPTVQQPNSLAVDPRSGAVLVTGSDPGAASSLQIITPDLLPHG, encoded by the coding sequence ATGAGTTCACCGAAGATGCCGGCGTTGGCACTGGCGTCGATGGTGCTGGTCGCCGGTTGTTCCAGTGCGTCGACACCGTCGCCGGCCGGCTCGTCGGCGCCCTCGACGGTGTCGACGGCGCCGATCACCCACGCCCCGGCCGCGGAGCCGGGGGTGGCCGGCGTGCCTGCCGTGCCCCCGGCGGGGCGGGTGGTGCCCCTGGGCAACGCACCCGAGGGCGTCGTCGTCGGCACCTCGGGGATCGGGGCGGCCGCGGTGCGCAGCCCCGATGGCGTGGTGCTGTTCGACGCCACCACCGGTGCGGTACGCCAGACCGTCGCCACTACGGGAGCTGCCCGTCATCTCGATCTGGCCGGTCCCGACGGTCCGGTGCTCGTCCCGCTGGAGCAGTCCAGTGAGTTGCTGCAGATGAATCTGGCCGACGGCACCGTGTCATCGACCGTCACCGGGGTCGGGCGCGGCCCGCACGACGCGGCCGCGACGGCCGACGGGACGATCGCGGTCACCAACGAACAGGGCGGCGGGGTGGTGTTCGTCCGGGACGGCGCGATCGCCGGTGCGCTGCCCGCGCCACCGCCGCAACCCGGCGGCGTGGCCGCGGTCGGCACGTACGCCGCGGTCGCCGACGTCCAGGGCAACGGGGTGTGGGTGTATGACGCCAGCACCCTGCAATTGGTGGCTCAGGCCCCGGTGGGACGGAAGCTGACGCACGCGGTCGCCCTGTCCGGAGACCTGGCCGCGTTCGCCGACACCGACGGGGGCGCGGTGTTCCTCGATCGCATCGATCCGCAGGTGACCCAGGTCGCGAGGATCGACGCGCCCGGCAACCCGATCGGCCTGGCCTACGACGGTCCCCGCCACCGGCTCTACGTCACCCTGACCGCATCGAACACGTTGCGCGTCGTCGACGTCTCCGATCCGAGCAAGCCCCGCACCCTGGGTGACCTGCCGACCGTGCAGCAGCCCAATTCCCTGGCGGTGGATCCGCGTTCGGGCGCGGTCCTCGTCACCGGAAGCGATCCCGGGGCCGCCAGCAGCCTGCAGATCATCACCCCCGATCTGCTGCCCCACGGCTGA
- a CDS encoding SDR family NAD(P)-dependent oxidoreductase has protein sequence MSSTLARYTDRRVLITGGGSGIGQATVLRILAEGGRVVAADISDAGLRDTVAKAGGHQHLSTVRMDVGDEASVRDGVAEAVAAAGGLDTLVNAAGILRSAHFVDTTLADFETIVRINLIGTFLVTRESIPALRQGNSAAVVNFSSTSASFAHPYMSAYAASKGGIQAMTHALALEFSKERIRFNSVQPGSISSGMTDGVGASRQSIGPGLPADMDFSLLGKITSMLPLDGGAMFAQPDAVASVVALLGSPDAYWITGTEVRVDGGTHM, from the coding sequence ATGTCGTCGACACTTGCGCGCTACACCGACCGTCGCGTCCTGATCACCGGCGGTGGTTCCGGCATCGGGCAGGCCACGGTCCTGCGCATCCTCGCCGAGGGCGGCCGGGTCGTCGCCGCCGACATCAGCGACGCAGGGCTGCGGGACACCGTGGCCAAGGCCGGCGGCCACCAGCACCTGTCGACGGTGCGCATGGACGTCGGCGACGAGGCGTCGGTCCGCGACGGCGTCGCCGAGGCGGTCGCGGCCGCGGGCGGGCTCGACACACTGGTCAACGCCGCGGGCATCCTGCGTTCGGCGCACTTCGTCGACACCACGCTCGCCGACTTCGAGACCATCGTCCGCATCAACCTGATCGGCACGTTCCTCGTCACGCGCGAGTCGATACCCGCTCTGCGCCAGGGCAATTCGGCCGCCGTCGTCAACTTCAGCTCGACGTCGGCGTCGTTCGCCCACCCCTACATGTCGGCCTACGCCGCCTCCAAGGGTGGCATCCAGGCGATGACCCACGCCCTCGCGCTGGAGTTCAGCAAGGAGCGCATCCGGTTCAACAGCGTCCAGCCGGGCTCGATCTCCTCCGGCATGACCGACGGCGTCGGGGCGTCGCGCCAGAGCATCGGTCCCGGCCTGCCCGCCGACATGGACTTCTCCCTGCTCGGCAAGATCACCTCGATGCTCCCCCTCGACGGCGGCGCCATGTTTGCCCAACCCGACGCGGTGGCCAGCGTGGTCGCGCTGCTCGGCTCCCCCGACGCGTACTGGATCACCGGCACCGAGGTGCGCGTCGACGGCGGCACCCACATGTAG
- a CDS encoding lysylphosphatidylglycerol synthase transmembrane domain-containing protein: protein MRVDGREITVSGNLLQPLVRRTNDIFRLSMATVFLAAVVTSSLVTRRDWVALERSISGVVALLTPTQSNLVYLAYGVAILALPFAILIGLITARQWRLLAAYAAAGVIAVLALSINSSGFSAPRWHFDLDDRLRTLLSQFLDDPRWIAMLAAVLTVSGPWLEARWRRWWWALLLAFVPIHLVVSAVVPARSLLGLSVGWFVGALTVLVVGTPALEVPLDGAVRALIRRGFAVTALTVVRPAGAGPLVLWAACEVADDPDVSHVPRVVTEPPQAIVEMYGPNQRSGGIVSQVWRRVRLRNSETAPLHASMRRAVEHRGLMAIAIGELGVANSTTIALAALERGWTLYAHTQPRGVTLDATSADVSLVGPVWQALGVLHRHQISHGDLRAKEITIDDGAALFGGFGSAEYGATDVLLQADIAALLVSTTAIFGAEASVGAAIAEFDETTVLNASRRLTKAALPKHIRDSVPDASVVMTAARDEVMHQTGTDRIKAETITRFTRTQVIQLVLLVALVYVAYPFISTVPAFFSELRTANWWWALLGLTVSALTYVGAAAALWACASGLVSFSHLAIMQVANTFAATTTPAGVGGLALSTRFLQKGGLGSLRATAAVALQQSVQVITHVALLIFFSVIAGTSTNLSHFVPKTTVLYLIGGIALGSIGIVTFVPALRHWLGTAVRPRLKELGGELVELMREPKRLAIIVAGCAATTLGAALALWASVEAFGGGTTFVTVTVVTMIGGTLASAAPTPGGVGAVEAALIGGLAAFGVPAAVAVPSVLLYRVLTCWLPVFVGWPVMRWLTKNDMI from the coding sequence ATGCGAGTAGACGGGCGGGAGATCACCGTCTCCGGCAACTTGCTGCAACCGCTCGTCCGCCGCACCAACGACATCTTCCGGCTCTCGATGGCGACCGTGTTCCTGGCCGCCGTCGTCACCAGCTCGCTGGTCACGCGACGGGACTGGGTGGCGCTGGAGCGGTCGATCTCCGGGGTCGTCGCCCTGCTCACCCCGACCCAGTCCAACCTGGTCTACCTGGCCTACGGCGTGGCCATCCTGGCGCTGCCGTTCGCGATCCTGATCGGGTTGATCACCGCGCGCCAGTGGCGACTGCTGGCCGCCTACGCCGCGGCGGGCGTGATCGCCGTGCTGGCGCTGTCGATCAACTCCAGCGGCTTCTCCGCACCGCGCTGGCACTTCGACCTCGACGACCGTCTGCGCACCCTGCTGTCGCAGTTCCTCGACGACCCGCGGTGGATCGCCATGCTGGCGGCGGTGCTCACGGTGTCGGGGCCGTGGCTGGAGGCGCGGTGGCGGCGCTGGTGGTGGGCCCTGCTGCTGGCGTTCGTGCCGATTCACCTCGTGGTCAGCGCCGTCGTGCCGGCGCGATCGCTGCTCGGGTTGTCCGTCGGCTGGTTCGTCGGCGCGCTGACGGTGCTCGTCGTCGGGACGCCCGCGCTGGAGGTGCCGCTGGACGGCGCCGTGCGGGCGCTGATCCGACGCGGTTTCGCGGTGACGGCGCTGACGGTGGTGCGGCCCGCCGGCGCCGGTCCGCTGGTGCTGTGGGCGGCCTGCGAGGTGGCCGACGACCCGGACGTCTCCCACGTCCCCAGGGTTGTCACCGAACCACCCCAGGCGATCGTCGAGATGTACGGGCCCAATCAGCGCAGCGGCGGCATCGTGAGCCAGGTCTGGCGACGAGTCCGGTTGCGCAACAGCGAGACCGCGCCGCTGCACGCGTCGATGCGCCGCGCGGTGGAGCATCGCGGGCTGATGGCGATCGCCATCGGCGAGCTGGGCGTCGCCAACAGCACGACGATCGCGCTCGCCGCGCTCGAACGGGGGTGGACGCTCTACGCGCACACCCAACCCCGCGGCGTGACGCTCGACGCGACGTCGGCCGACGTCTCCCTGGTGGGCCCCGTCTGGCAGGCGCTCGGCGTGCTGCACCGCCATCAGATCTCCCATGGCGACCTGCGCGCCAAGGAGATCACGATCGACGACGGGGCCGCCCTCTTCGGCGGGTTCGGCAGTGCCGAGTACGGCGCCACCGACGTCCTTTTGCAGGCCGACATCGCGGCTCTGCTGGTGTCGACGACGGCGATCTTCGGCGCGGAGGCCTCCGTCGGTGCGGCCATCGCGGAGTTCGACGAGACGACGGTGCTCAACGCCTCCCGCCGTCTCACGAAGGCGGCCCTGCCCAAGCACATTCGCGACTCGGTCCCCGATGCGAGCGTCGTCATGACGGCGGCCAGGGACGAGGTCATGCACCAGACGGGCACCGACCGCATCAAGGCCGAGACCATCACCCGGTTCACCAGGACGCAGGTCATCCAGCTCGTCCTGCTGGTGGCGCTGGTGTACGTCGCCTACCCGTTCATCAGCACCGTGCCCGCGTTCTTCTCCGAGCTGCGCACCGCGAACTGGTGGTGGGCCCTGCTCGGCCTGACGGTGTCGGCGTTGACGTACGTCGGTGCGGCAGCGGCACTCTGGGCGTGCGCGTCGGGTCTGGTCTCGTTCTCGCACCTGGCGATCATGCAGGTGGCCAACACCTTCGCCGCCACCACGACGCCGGCCGGCGTCGGCGGTCTCGCGCTGAGCACGCGGTTCCTGCAGAAGGGTGGCCTCGGCTCGCTGCGCGCCACCGCCGCGGTGGCACTGCAGCAGTCGGTTCAGGTCATCACGCACGTCGCACTGCTGATCTTCTTCAGCGTCATCGCGGGCACCTCCACCAACCTGTCGCACTTCGTCCCGAAGACCACCGTGCTGTATCTCATCGGCGGCATCGCCCTCGGCAGCATCGGCATCGTGACCTTCGTGCCCGCGCTGCGCCACTGGCTCGGCACCGCGGTGCGGCCGCGGCTGAAGGAACTCGGCGGTGAACTCGTCGAGCTGATGCGCGAGCCCAAGCGCCTGGCGATCATCGTCGCCGGTTGTGCCGCAACGACTCTCGGAGCCGCCCTGGCGCTGTGGGCCAGCGTCGAGGCCTTCGGCGGGGGCACCACGTTCGTCACGGTCACGGTCGTCACGATGATCGGCGGCACGCTGGCGTCGGCCGCGCCGACCCCCGGCGGCGTCGGCGCGGTGGAGGCCGCCCTCATCGGTGGACTCGCGGCGTTCGGGGTGCCCGCCGCGGTCGCCGTCCCCTCGGTGCTGCTCTACCGCGTGCTGACCTGCTGGCTGCCGGTGTTCGTCGGATGGCCCGTGATGCGCTGGCTGACCAAGAACGACATGATCTGA
- a CDS encoding potassium channel family protein, with product MRFEKRTEWPLAIAALVFLAGYSVEVLAHPRFDTAMDVVMNVTWAVFVVDYVVRLMLAEDRARWFLRHLVDLAVVALPLLRPLRLLRLIVLIIAFQKAIGGAIRGRIIVYTASGAILLIYAASLALLEAERHQPNSHINSFGDAVWSSIETVTTVGYGDAAPVTGRGRLIAVALMIGGISLVGVVTATLASWIVQRVSEEDDAQQAATAAQIDALRVDLEQRLAALQEQLATLTETPHATDRHGVG from the coding sequence ATGCGCTTCGAGAAGCGCACCGAGTGGCCGCTGGCCATCGCCGCCCTCGTCTTCCTCGCCGGCTACTCCGTCGAGGTGCTGGCTCACCCGCGCTTCGACACCGCGATGGACGTCGTCATGAACGTCACGTGGGCGGTGTTCGTCGTCGACTACGTCGTGCGTCTGATGCTCGCCGAGGATCGCGCCCGCTGGTTCCTCCGACACCTCGTCGACCTGGCCGTCGTCGCGCTTCCGCTGCTGCGGCCGCTGCGTCTGCTGCGGTTGATCGTGCTGATCATCGCGTTCCAGAAGGCGATCGGCGGCGCCATCCGCGGCCGCATCATCGTCTACACCGCCTCCGGTGCCATCCTCCTCATCTACGCGGCGTCGCTCGCGCTGCTGGAAGCCGAACGCCACCAACCGAATTCGCACATCAACAGCTTCGGTGACGCGGTGTGGTCGTCGATCGAGACCGTCACCACCGTCGGCTACGGAGACGCCGCGCCGGTGACCGGTCGGGGCCGGCTGATCGCCGTCGCGCTGATGATCGGCGGGATCAGCCTGGTGGGTGTCGTCACCGCGACGCTGGCGTCGTGGATCGTTCAGCGGGTCAGCGAGGAGGACGACGCACAGCAGGCCGCGACGGCGGCGCAGATCGATGCCCTGCGCGTCGACCTCGAGCAGCGGCTGGCCGCACTGCAGGAGCAACTGGCCACGCTCACCGAGACACCCCACGCCACCGACCGTCATGGTGTTGGATGA
- a CDS encoding SRPBCC family protein, with amino-acid sequence MVLDEAVAEISRSRTIMAQPQAIWDVLADFGTLSSWADGVDHSCLLHHGPDGAAVGTTRRVQLGRRALVERITECTPPVTLGYDVEGLPPRLRTVANRWTLRPRGETTAVTLTSTVDIGGGPVALAAEWVVCRRMAAASDSMLDGLARATEDTHD; translated from the coding sequence ATGGTGTTGGATGAGGCCGTGGCAGAGATCAGCCGCAGCCGCACGATCATGGCCCAGCCGCAGGCGATCTGGGACGTCCTCGCCGACTTCGGCACCTTGAGTTCGTGGGCCGACGGCGTCGATCACTCCTGCCTGCTCCACCACGGACCCGACGGTGCCGCGGTCGGCACCACACGTCGAGTCCAACTGGGCCGCCGCGCGCTGGTGGAGCGCATCACCGAATGCACTCCGCCCGTGACGCTCGGCTACGACGTCGAGGGGCTTCCCCCGCGGCTGCGCACCGTCGCCAACAGGTGGACGCTGCGACCGCGCGGAGAGACCACCGCGGTCACCCTGACGAGCACGGTCGACATCGGCGGCGGTCCGGTCGCCCTGGCGGCGGAGTGGGTCGTGTGCCGCCGCATGGCCGCGGCGTCGGACTCGATGCTCGACGGGCTGGCCCGAGCGACGGAGGACACCCATGACTGA
- a CDS encoding sulfatase-like hydrolase/transferase — MTERPDIVILVTDEERAIPPYESADVLAWRRRALDGRRWFDDHGTSFTRHYTGSLACVPSRPTLFTGHYPDLHGVTQTDGIGKRYDDSRLRWLRAGEVPTLGNWFRAAGYDTHYDGKWHISHADLEDPATGEPLATNDDDGVVNPVAVQRYLDANPLDPYGFSGWVGPEPHGAAMSNSGFRRDPLVADRVVSWLLDRYARRRAGDEAALRPFLLVASFVNPHDIVLFPAWQRRSPLRPSPSLDPPHVPAAPTAREDLRSKPAAQIAFREAYYSGYGPAPVIGRSYTRNAQQYRDLYYRLHAEVDGPLDRVRRAVTEGGSDNAVLVRTSDHGDLLGAHGGLHQKWFNLYDEATRVPFVIARIGPDATAARVVTAPTSHVDLVPTLLGAAGVDVDVVADALTDAFSEVHPLPGRDLMPVVDGAAADEDRAVYLMTRDNVLEGDTGASAAARRLGFAANPPVPLRITVPAHVASNFEGLVVRVDEHLWKLVRTFDDPSTWTEPGIRQLASNGLGGETYRTDPLDDQWELYDLTADPVEADNRWDDPDLHDLRAHLRIRLKQARAAAVPERNRPWPYADRQPPAGARRPFGRGRS; from the coding sequence ATGACTGAACGACCCGACATCGTCATCCTCGTGACCGACGAGGAGCGTGCCATACCGCCCTACGAATCCGCCGACGTGCTGGCCTGGCGCCGACGCGCCCTGGACGGTCGCCGCTGGTTCGACGACCACGGCACGAGCTTCACGCGCCACTACACCGGGTCGCTGGCGTGCGTGCCGAGCCGACCGACGCTCTTCACCGGGCACTACCCGGATCTGCACGGCGTCACCCAGACCGACGGCATCGGCAAGCGCTACGACGACTCCCGGCTGCGGTGGCTGCGCGCCGGCGAGGTACCGACGCTGGGCAACTGGTTCCGCGCCGCGGGGTACGACACGCACTACGACGGCAAGTGGCACATCTCCCACGCCGACCTCGAAGACCCCGCCACCGGCGAGCCGCTGGCCACCAACGACGACGACGGCGTCGTGAATCCGGTTGCGGTGCAACGCTATCTGGATGCCAACCCCCTGGACCCGTACGGCTTCTCCGGCTGGGTGGGACCCGAGCCGCACGGTGCGGCCATGTCCAACAGCGGCTTTCGCCGCGATCCGCTGGTCGCCGACCGGGTCGTCTCGTGGCTGCTGGACCGGTACGCCCGTCGCCGCGCGGGCGACGAGGCCGCGCTGCGCCCGTTCCTGCTGGTAGCCAGCTTCGTCAACCCGCACGACATCGTGCTCTTCCCGGCCTGGCAGCGCCGCAGTCCGCTGCGGCCCTCGCCGTCCCTCGACCCGCCGCACGTGCCCGCCGCGCCCACCGCGCGGGAGGATCTGCGCTCGAAACCCGCCGCGCAGATCGCCTTTCGCGAGGCGTACTACTCCGGCTACGGCCCGGCTCCGGTGATCGGCCGCAGCTACACCCGCAATGCCCAGCAGTACCGTGACCTGTACTACCGCCTGCACGCCGAGGTCGATGGACCGCTGGACCGGGTGCGGCGCGCCGTCACCGAGGGCGGGTCCGACAACGCCGTCCTGGTGCGCACGTCCGATCACGGCGACCTGCTCGGCGCCCACGGCGGGCTGCACCAGAAGTGGTTCAACCTGTACGACGAGGCCACCCGCGTGCCGTTCGTGATCGCCCGCATCGGACCCGATGCCACCGCGGCGCGCGTCGTCACGGCCCCGACGTCGCACGTGGATCTGGTGCCGACGCTGCTCGGCGCCGCGGGTGTCGACGTGGACGTCGTCGCGGACGCGCTGACGGACGCGTTCTCCGAGGTGCACCCGCTGCCCGGTCGCGACCTCATGCCCGTCGTCGACGGAGCGGCCGCCGACGAGGACCGCGCCGTCTATCTGATGACCCGCGACAACGTCCTCGAAGGCGACACCGGAGCGTCGGCGGCAGCCAGACGCCTCGGCTTCGCAGCCAATCCGCCCGTCCCCCTTCGGATCACGGTGCCCGCCCACGTCGCCTCCAACTTCGAGGGGCTCGTCGTGCGCGTCGACGAGCACCTGTGGAAGCTCGTCCGCACGTTCGACGACCCGTCGACGTGGACCGAGCCCGGCATACGCCAGCTGGCGAGCAACGGCCTCGGCGGTGAGACCTACCGCACCGATCCGCTGGACGACCAGTGGGAGCTCTACGACCTGACGGCCGATCCCGTCGAGGCCGACAACCGCTGGGACGACCCCGATCTGCACGACCTGCGGGCCCACCTGCGGATTCGACTCAAGCAGGCCCGCGCGGCCGCGGTGCCCGAGCGCAACCGCCCCTGGCCGTATGCCGACCGCCAGCCGCCGGCCGGTGCGCGGCGACCGTTCGGCCGCGGGCGGTCGTGA
- a CDS encoding HD domain-containing protein, whose product MAENIAGVSIPDSALATAATELIRDTTNELIFHHSRRVFLFGSLQSRQLDLVPDAELLYVAALFHDTGLVPPYRGTAQRFEMDGADAARNFLVAQGFSRAETDVVWTAIALHTTPEVPYGMDAVIAATTAGVETDVLGLRLDAIAQADLDAVVTAHPRPNFKTEILQAFTHGFKDRPDTTFGTVNADVLQHFSPGFRRTDFVDVIKNSAWPE is encoded by the coding sequence ATGGCCGAGAACATTGCAGGAGTGAGCATCCCCGACAGCGCGCTGGCGACGGCCGCGACGGAGCTGATCCGCGACACCACCAACGAGTTGATCTTTCACCACTCGCGGCGGGTGTTCCTCTTCGGCAGTCTGCAGTCGCGACAGCTCGATCTCGTGCCGGACGCCGAATTGCTCTACGTCGCCGCACTGTTCCACGACACCGGCCTGGTGCCGCCCTACCGGGGGACGGCGCAGCGGTTCGAGATGGACGGTGCCGACGCGGCGCGTAACTTCCTTGTCGCGCAGGGCTTTTCGCGCGCCGAGACCGACGTCGTGTGGACGGCGATCGCGCTGCACACCACCCCCGAAGTTCCCTACGGGATGGATGCCGTCATCGCGGCGACCACGGCCGGCGTGGAGACCGACGTGCTGGGCCTGCGGCTGGACGCGATCGCGCAGGCCGACCTCGACGCCGTGGTCACCGCGCATCCGCGACCGAACTTCAAGACCGAGATCCTGCAGGCCTTCACCCACGGTTTCAAGGACCGCCCGGACACCACCTTCGGGACGGTCAATGCCGATGTGCTGCAGCACTTCAGCCCGGGCTTCCGGCGCACCGACTTCGTCGACGTGATCAAGAATTCGGCGTGGCCGGAATGA